The Streptomyces sp. NBC_01142 genome has a window encoding:
- a CDS encoding RICIN domain-containing protein — translation MISKIKSSRTVRRLMAVATASLAMVGGSLVVAQPASAASFQGSLWNYQTGLCLDGSGGAGPGAAVIQWECNGGSNQFWYTSWDSKGRPRIVNSRSNLCLDRHDDTRTGSQLILWHCNNTWNQVFAFGGGTNAIVNTPLNQVVDVPGGTGTWGARPIMWEPNGGGNQLWVQHLW, via the coding sequence ATGATCTCAAAGATCAAGTCGAGTAGAACCGTCAGGCGTTTGATGGCGGTGGCCACGGCGAGCCTGGCGATGGTCGGCGGCAGCCTGGTGGTGGCACAGCCCGCCTCCGCAGCCTCTTTCCAGGGGTCGCTGTGGAACTATCAGACGGGGCTCTGCCTGGACGGCAGTGGCGGTGCCGGCCCTGGCGCCGCTGTGATCCAGTGGGAGTGCAACGGGGGTTCGAACCAGTTCTGGTACACAAGCTGGGACTCCAAGGGACGCCCGAGGATCGTCAACTCCAGGAGCAACCTGTGCCTGGACCGGCACGACGACACCAGGACGGGCTCCCAGCTGATCCTTTGGCACTGCAACAACACCTGGAACCAGGTCTTCGCCTTTGGCGGAGGAACTAATGCCATCGTGAACACCCCTCTCAACCAGGTGGTCGACGTCCCGGGAGGCACGGGCACCTGGGGCGCTCGGCCCATCATGTGGGAGCCGAACGGCGGAGGCAATCAGCTGTGGGTGCAGCACCTCTGGTAG
- a CDS encoding N-acetyltransferase translates to MPGTDEGYLEQVAVRRDHRGRGIARLLLRHTFRAFHRTGLCSCTLWTHSDTGALDLYLRVGMTVRQSSTVFRKDLGV, encoded by the coding sequence GTGCCGGGCACGGACGAGGGCTACCTCGAACAGGTTGCCGTACGCCGCGACCACCGCGGCCGCGGCATCGCCCGGCTCCTGCTGCGACACACGTTCCGCGCCTTCCACCGCACGGGCCTTTGCTCCTGCACCCTGTGGACCCACTCGGACACCGGCGCGCTCGACCTCTATCTACGGGTCGGCATGACGGTCCGGCAGAGCTCCACGGTCTTCCGCAAGGACCTCGGCGTATAG
- a CDS encoding YncE family protein, with the protein MSAVNIAKKSVTDIPFDKDELSPDLLYGEAIAPDGKHVYVAVQNPFDGDKVSVIDTATNQVSATIKTSRPDQVVINPGGKRLYVADSKGSLSVINTADNQVIATIRLNEAANGMAVTPDGKRLYVTGNSSTVSVVNLVKQKIVRTIPGAGTGGLTISPNGKRAYVVGVDNKIRQGKVSVINLTTDKVTKTIPIGDIPPDTGSGRYFRPAEVALTPDGKSAYVVGSYGNGTPQGTVFAINTATNAVTPITVGAGDTMGVAVGRL; encoded by the coding sequence GTGTCGGCGGTCAACATCGCCAAGAAGAGCGTCACGGACATCCCCTTCGACAAGGACGAACTCTCTCCCGACCTCCTCTACGGCGAAGCGATCGCCCCGGACGGCAAGCACGTCTACGTGGCCGTGCAGAACCCCTTCGACGGGGACAAGGTGTCGGTGATCGACACCGCCACCAACCAGGTCTCCGCCACCATCAAGACCAGCAGGCCCGACCAGGTGGTGATCAATCCCGGCGGCAAGCGCCTCTACGTGGCCGACAGCAAGGGCAGCCTGTCCGTGATCAACACCGCCGACAACCAGGTCATCGCCACCATCCGCCTCAACGAAGCGGCCAACGGCATGGCGGTCACCCCTGACGGCAAGCGCCTTTACGTGACCGGGAACAGCAGCACCGTCTCGGTGGTCAACCTCGTGAAGCAGAAGATCGTCCGCACCATCCCCGGTGCCGGCACGGGCGGGCTGACGATCAGCCCCAACGGCAAGCGGGCCTACGTGGTCGGCGTCGACAACAAGATCAGGCAGGGCAAGGTGTCGGTGATCAACCTGACCACTGACAAGGTCACCAAGACCATCCCCATCGGCGACATCCCGCCGGACACCGGGTCAGGCAGGTACTTCCGTCCCGCAGAGGTGGCCCTCACCCCCGACGGCAAGAGCGCCTACGTGGTCGGCTCCTACGGCAACGGGACACCCCAGGGAACCGTGTTCGCGATCAACACCGCAACCAACGCCGTGACCCCCATCACCGTCGGCGCCGGCGACACCATGGGGGTAGCCGTCGGTCGACTGTGA
- a CDS encoding DUF6233 domain-containing protein, with protein MRRSGSPDQTAEHGTRGSHCGRPHRTGPWARGGLPGAVARHGSDGSSLTQRGAQGRGVASPKPPARDEARNALCDGGVRACEICRPDSERGIVK; from the coding sequence GTGCGGCGATCCGGCAGCCCCGATCAGACCGCCGAGCACGGGACCCGCGGCTCGCACTGCGGCCGACCACATCGGACGGGGCCTTGGGCTCGTGGTGGGCTACCTGGCGCGGTCGCTCGGCATGGTTCCGATGGCTCCTCTCTCACGCAGCGAGGCGCCCAGGGCCGGGGCGTCGCGTCGCCGAAGCCGCCCGCCCGCGACGAAGCCCGCAACGCACTATGTGACGGAGGGGTCCGGGCCTGCGAGATCTGTCGCCCCGACTCCGAACGCGGCATCGTGAAATGA
- a CDS encoding FG-GAP and VCBS repeat-containing protein, translated as MPSAPSTPSVYSDFDGDGVSDLVITDTSATVNGKYAAGYAAVVHGSSSSSADGPNLERQQVITQNSLNLGKAGQGGFFGTGTVSADLDSDGLADLIAQAGRNTVFVIWGGKDKLAGAARQAGRAPLAGDFDGDGYADLVTAGGTPSTATLSYGPFTRTGIPSRTKALDLAPDDPTYYTAEPTAVGDMTGDGRDDLVVTWSHVFADEIPVPRATVVYRGTADGLSAAGPRLKDGRGKDMFGSHTLTADVNKDGHDDVIVGLTCEILGEVATPAGGSRLMISYGGPEGASSELKPVTINEKTPGLPGSPSSSSCGFGFAPATGDVNGDGYADVAFAAPTSDNTTTSADNTFDVLVLRGGPEGLTGKGAQNVPGFPATVRVALLDLNGDRAAELAIGTVNSRSTDDHVRILRGGPSGVDTTSRPTLIGPEDLRLKPVPGDRFGSGFGH; from the coding sequence GTGCCTTCCGCGCCCTCCACGCCCTCCGTGTACTCCGACTTCGACGGCGACGGTGTAAGCGATCTCGTCATCACCGACACCTCGGCCACGGTCAACGGCAAGTACGCTGCCGGTTACGCGGCCGTCGTGCACGGCTCGTCCTCATCCTCGGCCGACGGTCCGAACCTCGAGCGACAGCAGGTGATCACGCAGAACAGCCTGAACCTGGGGAAGGCCGGCCAGGGGGGCTTCTTCGGCACCGGCACCGTCTCCGCCGACCTCGACAGCGACGGTCTGGCCGATCTCATCGCCCAGGCGGGCCGCAACACAGTTTTCGTCATCTGGGGCGGCAAGGACAAGCTCGCTGGCGCGGCGCGGCAGGCCGGCCGCGCGCCACTCGCAGGAGACTTCGACGGCGACGGTTACGCCGACCTCGTCACCGCGGGCGGAACACCGTCCACGGCCACCCTCTCCTACGGTCCCTTCACTCGGACGGGCATACCCAGCCGTACGAAGGCCCTCGACCTCGCCCCCGACGACCCGACGTACTACACGGCCGAACCCACCGCCGTCGGGGACATGACCGGCGATGGCCGGGACGATCTCGTCGTCACCTGGTCGCATGTGTTCGCGGATGAGATCCCCGTTCCGCGCGCCACCGTCGTGTACCGCGGGACCGCCGACGGACTGTCGGCCGCGGGCCCCCGCCTCAAGGACGGGCGGGGCAAGGACATGTTCGGCTCGCACACCCTCACGGCCGATGTGAACAAGGACGGCCACGACGATGTGATCGTCGGCCTCACCTGCGAGATCCTCGGCGAGGTGGCAACTCCTGCCGGTGGCAGTCGGCTGATGATCTCGTACGGCGGTCCTGAGGGCGCGAGCAGCGAGTTGAAGCCGGTGACGATCAACGAGAAGACACCAGGACTGCCCGGCTCGCCCAGTTCCTCATCCTGCGGCTTCGGGTTCGCGCCGGCGACGGGGGACGTGAACGGCGACGGTTACGCCGATGTGGCGTTCGCCGCACCAACCTCGGACAACACCACCACGTCCGCGGACAACACCTTTGATGTCCTGGTGCTGCGCGGCGGCCCGGAAGGGCTGACCGGCAAGGGCGCCCAGAACGTTCCGGGCTTCCCCGCCACGGTCCGGGTGGCGCTGCTGGACCTGAATGGGGACCGCGCGGCGGAGCTGGCGATCGGCACGGTGAACTCGCGTTCGACCGACGACCATGTACGGATCCTGCGCGGCGGCCCCTCAGGCGTCGACACCACCTCCCGGCCGACCCTGATCGGCCCGGAGGATCTGAGGCTGAAACCGGTGCCGGGCGACAGATTCGGCTCGGGCTTCGGTCACTGA
- a CDS encoding response regulator transcription factor, with the protein MTDQANSAGSGTGSAIRVLLADDEEMIRHCVRLILRHADGIEVVGEAVNGAEAIRLAAEDRPDVVLLDIRMPVLDGLAAVEPLVALDPKPQVVMLTTFGEEENVTRALRAGATGFLLKDEGPQELISAVRAAAAGDAVLSPGVTGAVVRRMLSGGGAAAGTAAPDSRVAGLTDREREVMVMLGEGLSNLEIGKRLGIGVGTVKTHVRSILEKTGCGSRVQAAVLAHQAGLKG; encoded by the coding sequence ATGACTGACCAGGCCAACTCTGCGGGCTCCGGTACGGGTTCCGCGATCCGGGTGCTGCTCGCCGACGACGAGGAGATGATCCGGCACTGCGTCCGGCTGATCCTCCGGCACGCCGACGGCATCGAGGTGGTGGGCGAGGCCGTCAACGGCGCCGAGGCCATCCGGCTCGCCGCCGAGGACCGGCCCGACGTGGTGCTCCTCGACATCCGTATGCCCGTGCTCGACGGGCTCGCGGCCGTCGAACCGCTGGTCGCCCTCGACCCCAAGCCGCAGGTCGTCATGCTCACCACCTTCGGCGAAGAGGAGAACGTCACCCGGGCCCTGCGGGCCGGCGCCACCGGCTTCCTGCTCAAGGACGAGGGGCCGCAGGAGCTGATCAGCGCGGTACGGGCCGCGGCAGCGGGGGACGCGGTCCTCTCGCCCGGCGTCACCGGAGCCGTCGTCCGGCGGATGTTGAGCGGCGGCGGGGCTGCGGCCGGGACCGCCGCCCCGGACAGCAGGGTGGCGGGGCTGACGGACCGGGAGCGGGAGGTGATGGTCATGCTGGGGGAGGGGCTGTCGAACCTGGAGATCGGCAAGCGGCTCGGCATCGGCGTGGGGACGGTCAAGACCCATGTCCGGTCGATCCTCGAGAAAACCGGGTGTGGCAGCCGGGTGCAGGCGGCGGTGCTGGCGCACCAGGCCGGGCTCAAGGGTTGA
- a CDS encoding ABC transporter permease, translating into MLRTARRNVLAHKARLIMTALAVLLGVAFVSGTLVFADTTANAFRNASAQSLKGVAVSVRAEAATATDTAAPDMAGGEDGKPATALDSALARKIRQLPGVASVRPTVHGQATLAGMDGRPVNADTNGQDLATNYQPGQNGKDSRFPLKEGRGPSAEGELALDAKTAAKAGYRIGDPVRFATDGPALTKKLVGIVSTDDPQVTAGGTLTLFDTQTAQQLFHHPGQFDEIAVAAKDGTDEYALTDQVRTLLPEQGARATSGADLAAEQSAQIAENTSSLTKTLLVFAGIALFVGVFIIANTFTMLIAQRSREIALLRAVGATRRQVVRSVLIEAALLGLVASAAGFALGLGIATVMRPLLNTTGAALPDGPLVITPAAPLASLAVGVLVTVLAAWLPSRKAAKIAPVAALSSVDQAPPARALVVRNALGTLLAVAGVLVMLYVSSLKTSKESNLISAMLGGVLTLGGVIVLAPLLSRPLIALAGKVTTRWFGVSGKLAKENALRNPRRTAATASALMIGLALITGLTVGAHSAQRAMDIEATQGLAADYKVNYSSARGLDAAAAGKVARVPGVAAAAPVTSAQLDTQGQFTVITGTDPKAFGKAAQLDFRAGSLHDIGPGKIAVSDEFAEQAGLHVGDTIDAEVGTGADTGKAQKKKLTVVGIYAKTRAADEVLGTLTDVLPHSSSQELEHVLVKAEPGKAAGLERQIRAALGDSPLLKVRNQEQLIKENNESVTTVLTMMYGLLGMAVVIAILGVVNTLAMSVFERTREIGMLRAIGLDRSGIRQMVRLESVVISLFGAVLGIGTGIFLAWAGGSLTTSSMQEYETVLPWERLGTFLALALMTGVLAAIWPARRAARLNMLRSIQPS; encoded by the coding sequence ATGCTGCGTACCGCCCGGCGCAACGTCCTTGCGCACAAAGCCCGATTGATCATGACCGCGCTCGCGGTCCTGCTCGGCGTCGCCTTCGTCTCCGGCACCCTCGTCTTCGCCGACACCACCGCGAACGCCTTCCGCAACGCCTCTGCCCAGAGCCTCAAGGGCGTGGCCGTCTCCGTCCGGGCGGAGGCAGCCACCGCCACCGATACGGCTGCCCCCGATATGGCGGGCGGCGAGGACGGCAAGCCGGCCACCGCCCTCGACAGCGCGCTGGCGCGGAAGATCCGCCAACTGCCCGGCGTCGCCTCGGTGCGCCCCACCGTCCACGGGCAGGCCACCCTGGCCGGTATGGACGGCCGCCCGGTCAATGCTGACACCAACGGGCAGGACCTGGCCACCAACTACCAGCCCGGCCAGAACGGCAAGGACAGCCGCTTCCCGCTGAAGGAAGGCCGCGGCCCCTCCGCCGAGGGTGAGCTGGCGCTGGACGCGAAGACCGCCGCGAAGGCCGGCTACCGGATCGGCGACCCGGTCCGCTTCGCTACCGACGGGCCCGCCCTGACCAAGAAGCTGGTCGGCATCGTCTCCACCGACGACCCGCAGGTCACCGCCGGCGGCACCCTCACGCTCTTCGACACCCAGACCGCACAGCAACTGTTCCACCACCCCGGCCAGTTCGACGAGATCGCGGTCGCGGCCAAGGACGGTACCGACGAGTACGCGCTGACCGACCAGGTGCGGACGCTGCTCCCCGAGCAGGGCGCCAGGGCCACCAGCGGCGCCGACCTGGCCGCCGAGCAGTCTGCCCAGATCGCCGAGAACACCAGCTCCCTCACCAAGACGCTGCTGGTCTTCGCCGGGATCGCGCTGTTCGTCGGCGTGTTCATCATCGCCAACACCTTCACCATGCTCATCGCCCAGCGCAGCCGCGAGATCGCGCTGCTGCGGGCCGTGGGCGCCACGCGCCGCCAGGTCGTCCGCTCCGTCCTCATCGAGGCCGCCCTCCTCGGGCTCGTAGCCTCCGCCGCCGGATTCGCGCTCGGCCTCGGCATCGCCACCGTCATGCGCCCGCTGCTCAACACGACGGGTGCCGCACTGCCCGACGGACCGCTGGTCATCACGCCCGCGGCCCCACTGGCCTCGCTCGCGGTCGGCGTCCTCGTCACCGTCCTGGCCGCCTGGCTGCCGTCCCGCAAGGCCGCGAAAATCGCCCCCGTGGCGGCGCTCAGCAGCGTCGACCAGGCGCCGCCCGCCCGCGCCCTGGTGGTCCGCAACGCGCTCGGCACGCTGCTCGCCGTGGCCGGGGTGCTGGTGATGCTGTACGTCTCCTCGCTCAAGACGAGCAAGGAGTCGAACCTGATCAGCGCGATGCTCGGCGGCGTACTGACGCTCGGCGGCGTGATCGTGCTTGCCCCGCTGCTCTCCCGGCCGCTGATCGCCCTGGCCGGCAAGGTCACCACGCGCTGGTTCGGTGTCAGCGGCAAGCTGGCCAAGGAGAATGCGCTGCGCAACCCGCGCCGCACCGCCGCCACCGCCTCTGCCCTGATGATCGGGCTCGCCCTGATCACCGGTCTGACCGTCGGCGCCCACTCCGCCCAGCGCGCGATGGACATCGAGGCCACCCAGGGGCTGGCCGCCGACTACAAGGTCAACTACAGCTCCGCCCGCGGGCTCGACGCGGCCGCGGCCGGCAAGGTCGCGCGGGTGCCCGGGGTCGCGGCGGCCGCCCCCGTCACCTCGGCGCAGCTCGACACCCAGGGCCAGTTCACTGTGATCACCGGCACGGACCCGAAGGCGTTCGGCAAGGCCGCACAGCTCGACTTCCGCGCTGGCTCGCTGCACGACATCGGCCCCGGAAAGATCGCGGTTTCCGACGAGTTCGCAGAGCAGGCCGGCCTGCACGTCGGCGACACCATCGATGCCGAGGTGGGCACCGGCGCGGACACCGGCAAGGCCCAGAAGAAGAAGCTGACGGTCGTCGGCATCTACGCCAAGACCCGCGCCGCCGACGAGGTGCTGGGCACGCTGACCGACGTGCTCCCGCACTCCAGCTCCCAGGAGCTTGAGCACGTGCTGGTCAAGGCCGAGCCCGGCAAGGCTGCGGGCCTTGAGCGTCAGATCCGTGCCGCGCTTGGCGACAGCCCGCTGCTTAAGGTCCGAAACCAGGAGCAGCTCATCAAGGAGAACAACGAGTCGGTCACCACGGTCCTCACCATGATGTACGGGCTGCTCGGCATGGCCGTCGTCATCGCGATCCTCGGCGTCGTCAACACCCTGGCCATGTCGGTCTTCGAGCGCACCCGCGAGATCGGGATGCTGCGGGCCATCGGCCTCGACCGCTCCGGGATCCGGCAGATGGTCCGGCTGGAATCGGTAGTCATCTCCCTGTTCGGCGCGGTGCTCGGCATCGGCACGGGCATCTTCCTGGCCTGGGCCGGAGGCAGCCTGACCACGTCCTCGATGCAGGAGTACGAGACCGTCCTGCCCTGGGAGCGCCTGGGCACCTTCCTGGCCCTTGCGCTGATGACCGGGGTCCTGGCTGCGATCTGGCCGGCCCGCCGAGCGGCCCGCCTGAACATGCTGCGGTCGATTCAGCCGAGTTGA
- a CDS encoding transposase family protein has product MLVYPSGIDVSTSALRLLSEQLRARRNERGTRWRRLTAGRQALLAPAHLRCGHTYAQLAAGFGVGTTTAYRYVVEAVELLAALAPTLAEAVRAAARKAYVILDGTLLPIDRIAANRPFYSGKHKKHGMNVQALTDPFGRLLWASAALPGAIHDIKAARTHGIIDALAKADLACWADKGYQGAGGTVRVPFRGKHRNLSTGQQGVNVAHARIRALGEQAMATLKAWRLLRKLRCSTTRITGIVQAILALHLAPA; this is encoded by the coding sequence GTGCTTGTCTACCCGTCCGGCATTGACGTGTCCACCTCGGCCCTGCGCCTGCTGTCCGAGCAGCTGCGCGCTCGGCGCAACGAGCGCGGGACCCGATGGCGGCGCCTGACCGCTGGACGCCAGGCGCTGCTCGCCCCCGCCCATCTGCGGTGCGGGCACACCTACGCCCAGCTCGCGGCCGGGTTCGGAGTCGGCACCACCACCGCCTACCGGTACGTGGTCGAGGCCGTCGAGCTGCTGGCTGCGCTCGCCCCCACCCTGGCCGAGGCGGTCCGCGCCGCGGCCAGGAAGGCGTACGTCATCCTCGACGGCACCTTGCTGCCGATCGACCGGATCGCCGCCAACCGGCCCTTCTACAGCGGCAAGCACAAGAAGCACGGCATGAACGTCCAAGCCCTCACCGATCCGTTCGGCCGCCTGCTGTGGGCCTCGGCCGCGCTGCCCGGCGCTATCCACGACATCAAGGCCGCCCGCACCCACGGGATCATCGACGCCCTGGCCAAGGCCGACCTGGCCTGCTGGGCTGACAAGGGCTACCAGGGCGCCGGCGGCACCGTACGGGTGCCCTTCCGCGGCAAGCACCGCAACCTCTCCACCGGACAGCAAGGCGTCAACGTCGCCCATGCCCGCATCCGCGCCCTCGGCGAGCAGGCCATGGCCACCCTCAAGGCCTGGCGCCTCCTGCGGAAACTCCGCTGCAGCACCACCCGCATCACCGGCATCGTCCAGGCCATCCTCGCGCTTCACCTTGCGCCAGCCTGA
- a CDS encoding sensor histidine kinase produces MLLFNTGESEIDVRLKVGWAAVVVLGLIGVGLVLVRRRFPVASVVGLAALMGVVPSVALLTAVAVYTASRQREAPRWRVGLLLVAAALVMVTCAVFTPVLGPGSWSFGLALGAVLAVTTVVVPGLVGTAAGQQDRLLRALRERTAAAEEARRLADSEARVLERSRIAAEMHDLVGHRLSLVSLHAGGLEMVLRKEAPELRDEAAVVGRAARDAMQELREVLGVLGPLERDTGTDALTDATGTRVDVEALVEESRSGGIPVKFSWEGPDVDARPARVRRAVHRVVRESLTNVHRYAAGAHVTVAVRHGDERVEVRVCNGVPLVPPAATGLGTGRGLIGLRERVALLGGDLEAGRTPGGGFAVAAGIPADPGHGAETAEVESYENRPAVADGSGSGLSTLQRRVAGAVTGLLGLAGVGVMMLFGLVLVVDAYGPVYRSPEKPRVGMSREQVQRSVAGDDDAVRAAAAGREPPRPASATDCMYPWGAGVAKGGRLEIVRYCFRSDILIAIDRFTVPIVTERPTEPPRGSKTHD; encoded by the coding sequence GTGCTGCTCTTCAACACGGGTGAGTCGGAAATCGACGTCAGGCTGAAGGTGGGCTGGGCGGCGGTGGTGGTCCTTGGGCTCATTGGCGTCGGGCTGGTGTTGGTGAGGCGCCGTTTTCCGGTGGCAAGTGTGGTCGGGCTTGCGGCGCTGATGGGGGTGGTGCCGTCCGTGGCGCTGCTGACAGCGGTGGCCGTCTACACCGCGAGCCGGCAGAGGGAGGCGCCGCGGTGGCGTGTGGGTCTGCTGCTGGTGGCGGCTGCCTTGGTGATGGTGACATGTGCGGTGTTCACTCCCGTGCTGGGGCCGGGCAGTTGGTCGTTCGGTCTTGCGCTGGGTGCGGTGCTTGCCGTGACCACGGTCGTGGTGCCTGGGCTGGTTGGTACCGCCGCGGGGCAGCAGGACCGGCTGTTGCGGGCGTTGCGGGAGCGTACTGCTGCTGCGGAGGAGGCGCGGCGGCTGGCGGACAGCGAGGCGCGGGTGCTCGAGCGGTCGCGTATCGCCGCGGAGATGCACGATCTGGTCGGGCACCGGCTGAGCCTGGTCTCCCTGCACGCGGGCGGGCTGGAGATGGTGCTGCGCAAGGAGGCGCCCGAGCTGCGGGACGAGGCCGCTGTGGTGGGCCGTGCCGCCCGTGATGCGATGCAGGAGCTGCGGGAGGTGCTGGGGGTCCTCGGTCCGTTGGAGCGGGATACCGGCACCGATGCGCTGACCGATGCGACGGGTACGCGCGTGGATGTCGAGGCGCTGGTCGAGGAGTCGCGCAGTGGCGGTATTCCCGTCAAGTTCTCTTGGGAGGGGCCGGATGTCGATGCGCGGCCGGCGCGGGTGCGGCGGGCGGTGCACCGGGTGGTGCGTGAGTCGCTGACCAACGTTCACCGGTATGCGGCCGGGGCGCATGTGACCGTCGCCGTCCGCCACGGCGATGAGCGGGTGGAGGTGCGGGTGTGCAACGGCGTGCCGCTCGTGCCGCCCGCCGCCACTGGGCTCGGCACCGGGCGTGGGCTGATCGGGCTGCGGGAGCGGGTGGCGCTACTCGGGGGTGACCTGGAGGCGGGCCGGACGCCCGGTGGTGGCTTCGCTGTGGCGGCCGGCATTCCTGCCGATCCCGGGCACGGCGCAGAGACGGCGGAAGTGGAGTCATACGAGAACAGGCCAGCCGTCGCCGACGGGTCCGGCAGCGGGCTCTCCACCCTCCAGCGGCGCGTTGCTGGTGCCGTCACCGGGCTGCTCGGCCTGGCGGGGGTGGGCGTGATGATGCTGTTCGGGCTCGTGCTGGTGGTCGATGCGTACGGGCCTGTGTACCGGAGCCCCGAAAAGCCCCGGGTGGGGATGTCGCGGGAGCAGGTGCAGCGTTCCGTGGCCGGTGACGACGATGCGGTGCGCGCGGCTGCTGCCGGGCGCGAGCCGCCGCGGCCGGCTTCCGCGACGGACTGCATGTATCCGTGGGGGGCCGGGGTGGCCAAGGGCGGGCGGTTGGAGATCGTCCGTTACTGCTTCCGGTCCGATATTTTGATCGCGATCGACCGTTTCACCGTCCCTATAGTGACCGAAAGGCCGACGGAACCGCCCCGTGGGAGCAAGACGCATGACTGA
- a CDS encoding IS5 family transposase, with product MTDAEWAVVRSLLPVPAWMNGKGGQPEGYCHRQMIDAIRYLVDNGIKWRAMPADFPAWDRVYAFFRRWRDHRLITEFHDRLRSRVRESEGRETEPTAAIVDSQSVKAAASVPAPSRGFDGAKNINGRKRHLIVDCLGLLLMVLVTPADVTDRDAACGMLPRHRTIRLVWADGGYAGRLVDWARNKLRLTLEIVKRSDDMHGFVVLPRRWCVERTLGWLMRSRRLARDYETRPATSEAVVHWSMAILMGRRLARRRT from the coding sequence ATGACCGACGCGGAGTGGGCGGTGGTCCGCAGCCTGCTACCGGTGCCGGCATGGATGAACGGCAAGGGCGGCCAGCCGGAGGGCTACTGCCATCGGCAGATGATCGACGCGATCCGGTATCTCGTGGACAACGGGATCAAGTGGCGGGCGATGCCCGCGGACTTTCCCGCCTGGGACCGCGTCTACGCGTTCTTCCGCCGCTGGCGCGACCATCGCCTGATCACCGAGTTCCACGACCGACTGCGCAGCCGGGTTCGCGAGAGCGAGGGCCGGGAGACGGAACCGACGGCCGCGATCGTCGACTCTCAGTCGGTCAAGGCAGCCGCGTCCGTCCCGGCGCCGTCACGGGGCTTCGACGGGGCCAAGAACATCAACGGCCGCAAGCGGCACCTGATCGTGGACTGCCTTGGTCTGCTGCTGATGGTGCTGGTCACCCCGGCCGACGTGACTGACCGGGACGCCGCCTGCGGCATGCTGCCCCGCCACCGCACGATCCGGCTCGTGTGGGCCGATGGCGGCTACGCGGGCCGCCTCGTCGACTGGGCCAGGAACAAACTCCGCCTCACCCTGGAGATCGTCAAGCGCAGCGACGACATGCACGGCTTCGTCGTACTGCCCCGACGCTGGTGCGTAGAGCGCACCCTGGGCTGGCTGATGCGCTCCCGTCGCCTGGCCCGCGACTACGAGACCCGGCCCGCCACCAGCGAAGCCGTGGTGCACTGGTCGATGGCCATACTCATGGGACGCCGCCTCGCCCGCCGCCGCACCTGA
- a CDS encoding ABC transporter ATP-binding protein — protein MPQHATATTRLRTPSVAARATGLTKVYGEGETRVVALDSVTVEFERGRFTAIMGPSGSGKSTLMHCMAGLDAFSGGSARLGDTELSSLNDRQLTKLRREKIGFVFQAFNLLPTLDALENITLPMDIAGRKHDKEWLEFVVWTVGLSERLRHRPSQLSGGQQQRVAVARALAGRPEIIFADEPTGNLDSRSGAQVLGFLRESVRELGQTVVMVTHDPVAASYADRVVFLADGRVTDDLPAPTPETVLDRMRRFDAKGRTS, from the coding sequence ATGCCGCAGCACGCCACTGCTACCACCCGCCTCCGCACCCCCTCCGTTGCCGCCCGCGCGACGGGGCTGACCAAGGTCTACGGCGAGGGCGAGACCCGCGTGGTCGCTCTCGATTCGGTGACCGTGGAGTTCGAGCGCGGCCGGTTCACCGCGATCATGGGGCCGTCCGGCTCCGGCAAGTCGACGCTGATGCACTGCATGGCAGGGCTCGACGCCTTCTCCGGGGGATCGGCCCGGCTCGGTGACACCGAGCTGTCCAGCCTGAACGACCGTCAGCTCACCAAACTCCGCCGGGAGAAGATCGGCTTCGTCTTCCAGGCGTTCAACCTGCTGCCCACGCTGGATGCCCTGGAGAACATCACGCTGCCGATGGATATCGCCGGCCGCAAGCACGACAAAGAGTGGCTGGAGTTCGTCGTGTGGACCGTCGGCCTTTCCGAGCGGCTGCGGCATCGCCCCTCGCAGCTGTCCGGCGGCCAGCAGCAGAGAGTAGCCGTGGCCCGCGCGCTGGCCGGGCGTCCGGAGATCATCTTCGCCGACGAACCGACCGGCAACCTCGACTCCCGCTCCGGCGCGCAAGTCCTTGGCTTTCTGCGGGAGTCCGTACGCGAGCTGGGCCAGACGGTGGTGATGGTCACCCACGACCCGGTGGCCGCCTCCTACGCGGACCGGGTGGTCTTCCTCGCCGACGGACGGGTCACCGACGATCTGCCCGCCCCCACCCCCGAGACCGTGCTCGACCGCATGCGGCGCTTCGACGCCAAGGGACGGACCAGCTGA